The following are from one region of the Prionailurus bengalensis isolate Pbe53 chromosome A2, Fcat_Pben_1.1_paternal_pri, whole genome shotgun sequence genome:
- the PTBP1 gene encoding polypyrimidine tract-binding protein 1 isoform X2, whose protein sequence is MDGIVPDIAVGTKRGSDELFSACVTNGPFIMSSNSASAANGNDSKKFKGDNRSAGVPSRVIHIRKLPSDVTEGEVISLGLPFGKVTNLLMLKGKNQAFIEMNTEEAANTMVNYYTSVTPVLRGQPIYIQFSNHKELKTDSSPNQARAQAALQAVNSVQSGNLALAASAAAVDAGMAMAGQSPVLRIIVENLFYPVTLDVLHQVRWLGACGRPRSCCRPGGSLGGGRDRSFLLQIFSKFGTVLKIITFTKNNQFQALLQYADPVSAQHAKLSLDGQNIYNACCTLRIDFSKLTSLNVKYNNDKSRDYTRPDLPSGDSQPSLDQTMAAAFGLSVPNVHGALAPLAIPSAAAAAAAAGRIAIPGLAGAGNSVLLVSNLNPERVTPQSLFILFGVYGDVQRVKILFNKKENALVQMADGSQAQLAMSHLNGHKLHGKPVRITLSKHQNVQLPREGQEDQGLTKDYGNSPLHRFKKPGSKNFQNIFPPSATLHLSNIPPSVSEDDLKILFSSNGGIVKGFKFFQKDRKMALIQMGSVEEAIQALIDLHNHDLGENHHLRVSFSKSTI, encoded by the exons ATGGACGG caTCGTCCCAGACATAGCAGTTGGTACAAAG CGGGGATCCGACGAGCTCTTCTCTGCCTGTGTCACTAACGGACCCTTTATCATGAGCAGCAACTCGGCTTCTGCAG CAAATGGGAACGACAGTAAGAAGTTCAAGGGTGACAACAGGAGCGCAGGTGTGCCCTCCAGAGTGATCCACATCCGGAAGCTTCCCAGTGACGTCACCGAGGGCGAGGTCATTTCTCTGGGGCTGCCCTTCGGGAAGGTCACCAATCTCTTgatgctgaaagggaaaaatcag GCTTTCATCGAGATGAACACAGAGGAGGCCGCCAACACCATGGTGAACTACTACACGTCCGTGACCCCTGTGCTGCGCGGCCAGCCCATCTACATCCAGTTCTCCAACCACAAGGAGCTCAAGACGGACAGCTCACCCAACCAGGCG cggGCCCAGGCGGCGCTGCAGGCAGTGAACTCGGTGCAGTCGGGAAACTTGGCCCTGGCCGCCTCGGCTGCCGCGGTGGACGCGGGGATGGCCATGGCTGGCCAGAGCCCGGTGCTCCGGATCATCGTGGAGAACCTCTTCTACCCAGTGACCTTGGACGTGCTCCACCAGGTGAGGTGGCTGGGGGCGTGCGGCCGTCCCCGGTCCTGTTGCCGACCGGGGGGTTCCCTGGGCGGAGGTCGGGACCGCTCTTTTCTCTTGCAGATCTTCTCCAAGTTTGGCACGGTTCTGAAAATCATCACGTTTACCAAGAACAACCAGTTTCAAGCCCTGCTGCAGTACGCCGACCCTGTGAGCGCGCAGCACGCCAAGCTG TCGCTAGACGGGCAGAACATCTACAATGCTTGCTGTACCCTCCGTATCGACTTCTCCAAGCTCACCAGCCTCAACGTCAAGTACAACAACGACAAGAGTCGTGACTACACGCGCCCTGACCTGCCCTCCGGGGACAGCCAGCCTTCGCTAGACCAGACCATGGCTGCTGCCTTCG GTCTCTCTGTTCCTAACGTGCACGGGGCCCTGGCTCCTCTGGCCATCCCatcggcggcggcagcggcggcagcggcgggccGGATTGCCATCCCCGGCCTGGCAGGGGCAGGAAACTCTGTCCTGCTGGTCAGCAACCTCAACCCCGAG AGAGTCACACCCCAAAGCCTCTTTATTCTTTTCG GCGTGTACGGCGACGTGCAGCGGGTGAAGATCTTGTTCAACAAGAAGGAGAACGCGCTGGTGCAGATGGCGGACGGGAGCCAGGCGCAGCTGG CCATGAGCCACCTCAACGGCCACAAGCTGCACGGGAAGCCGGTGCGCATCACGCTGTCCAAGCACCAGAACGTGCAGCTGCCCCGCGAGGGCCAGGAGGACCAGGGCCTGACCAAGGACTACGGCAACTCCCCCCTGCACCGCTTCAAGAAGCCCGGCTCCAAGAACTTCCAGAACATCTTCCCGCCCTCGGCCACCCTGCACCTCTCCAACATCCC GCCCTCTGTGTCTGAGGACGATCTGAAGATCCTCTTTTCCAGCAACGGCGGGATCGTCAAGGGGTTCAAGTTCTTCCA GAAGGACCGCAAGATGGCCCTGATCCAGATGGGCTCGGTGGAGGAGGCCATCCAGGCGCTCATTGACCTTCACAACCACGACCTGGGCGAGAACCACCACCTGCGGGTGTCCTTCTCCAAGTCCACCATCTAG
- the PTBP1 gene encoding polypyrimidine tract-binding protein 1 isoform X1: protein MDGIVPDIAVGTKRGSDELFSACVTNGPFIMSSNSASAANGNDSKKFKGDNRSAGVPSRVIHIRKLPSDVTEGEVISLGLPFGKVTNLLMLKGKNQAFIEMNTEEAANTMVNYYTSVTPVLRGQPIYIQFSNHKELKTDSSPNQARAQAALQAVNSVQSGNLALAASAAAVDAGMAMAGQSPVLRIIVENLFYPVTLDVLHQVRWLGACGRPRSCCRPGGSLGGGRDRSFLLQIFSKFGTVLKIITFTKNNQFQALLQYADPVSAQHAKLSLDGQNIYNACCTLRIDFSKLTSLNVKYNNDKSRDYTRPDLPSGDSQPSLDQTMAAAFGAPGIMSASPYAGAGFPPTFAIPQAAGLSVPNVHGALAPLAIPSAAAAAAAAGRIAIPGLAGAGNSVLLVSNLNPERVTPQSLFILFGVYGDVQRVKILFNKKENALVQMADGSQAQLAMSHLNGHKLHGKPVRITLSKHQNVQLPREGQEDQGLTKDYGNSPLHRFKKPGSKNFQNIFPPSATLHLSNIPPSVSEDDLKILFSSNGGIVKGFKFFQKDRKMALIQMGSVEEAIQALIDLHNHDLGENHHLRVSFSKSTI, encoded by the exons ATGGACGG caTCGTCCCAGACATAGCAGTTGGTACAAAG CGGGGATCCGACGAGCTCTTCTCTGCCTGTGTCACTAACGGACCCTTTATCATGAGCAGCAACTCGGCTTCTGCAG CAAATGGGAACGACAGTAAGAAGTTCAAGGGTGACAACAGGAGCGCAGGTGTGCCCTCCAGAGTGATCCACATCCGGAAGCTTCCCAGTGACGTCACCGAGGGCGAGGTCATTTCTCTGGGGCTGCCCTTCGGGAAGGTCACCAATCTCTTgatgctgaaagggaaaaatcag GCTTTCATCGAGATGAACACAGAGGAGGCCGCCAACACCATGGTGAACTACTACACGTCCGTGACCCCTGTGCTGCGCGGCCAGCCCATCTACATCCAGTTCTCCAACCACAAGGAGCTCAAGACGGACAGCTCACCCAACCAGGCG cggGCCCAGGCGGCGCTGCAGGCAGTGAACTCGGTGCAGTCGGGAAACTTGGCCCTGGCCGCCTCGGCTGCCGCGGTGGACGCGGGGATGGCCATGGCTGGCCAGAGCCCGGTGCTCCGGATCATCGTGGAGAACCTCTTCTACCCAGTGACCTTGGACGTGCTCCACCAGGTGAGGTGGCTGGGGGCGTGCGGCCGTCCCCGGTCCTGTTGCCGACCGGGGGGTTCCCTGGGCGGAGGTCGGGACCGCTCTTTTCTCTTGCAGATCTTCTCCAAGTTTGGCACGGTTCTGAAAATCATCACGTTTACCAAGAACAACCAGTTTCAAGCCCTGCTGCAGTACGCCGACCCTGTGAGCGCGCAGCACGCCAAGCTG TCGCTAGACGGGCAGAACATCTACAATGCTTGCTGTACCCTCCGTATCGACTTCTCCAAGCTCACCAGCCTCAACGTCAAGTACAACAACGACAAGAGTCGTGACTACACGCGCCCTGACCTGCCCTCCGGGGACAGCCAGCCTTCGCTAGACCAGACCATGGCTGCTGCCTTCG GTGCGCCTGGTATAATGTCAGCCTCTCCGTATGCAGGAGCTGGTTTCCCTCCCACCTTTGCAATTCCTCAAGCTGCAG GTCTCTCTGTTCCTAACGTGCACGGGGCCCTGGCTCCTCTGGCCATCCCatcggcggcggcagcggcggcagcggcgggccGGATTGCCATCCCCGGCCTGGCAGGGGCAGGAAACTCTGTCCTGCTGGTCAGCAACCTCAACCCCGAG AGAGTCACACCCCAAAGCCTCTTTATTCTTTTCG GCGTGTACGGCGACGTGCAGCGGGTGAAGATCTTGTTCAACAAGAAGGAGAACGCGCTGGTGCAGATGGCGGACGGGAGCCAGGCGCAGCTGG CCATGAGCCACCTCAACGGCCACAAGCTGCACGGGAAGCCGGTGCGCATCACGCTGTCCAAGCACCAGAACGTGCAGCTGCCCCGCGAGGGCCAGGAGGACCAGGGCCTGACCAAGGACTACGGCAACTCCCCCCTGCACCGCTTCAAGAAGCCCGGCTCCAAGAACTTCCAGAACATCTTCCCGCCCTCGGCCACCCTGCACCTCTCCAACATCCC GCCCTCTGTGTCTGAGGACGATCTGAAGATCCTCTTTTCCAGCAACGGCGGGATCGTCAAGGGGTTCAAGTTCTTCCA GAAGGACCGCAAGATGGCCCTGATCCAGATGGGCTCGGTGGAGGAGGCCATCCAGGCGCTCATTGACCTTCACAACCACGACCTGGGCGAGAACCACCACCTGCGGGTGTCCTTCTCCAAGTCCACCATCTAG
- the PTBP1 gene encoding polypyrimidine tract-binding protein 1 isoform X4 yields MDGIVPDIAVGTKRGSDELFSACVTNGPFIMSSNSASAANGNDSKKFKGDNRSAGVPSRVIHIRKLPSDVTEGEVISLGLPFGKVTNLLMLKGKNQAFIEMNTEEAANTMVNYYTSVTPVLRGQPIYIQFSNHKELKTDSSPNQARAQAALQAVNSVQSGNLALAASAAAVDAGMAMAGQSPVLRIIVENLFYPVTLDVLHQIFSKFGTVLKIITFTKNNQFQALLQYADPVSAQHAKLSLDGQNIYNACCTLRIDFSKLTSLNVKYNNDKSRDYTRPDLPSGDSQPSLDQTMAAAFGLSVPNVHGALAPLAIPSAAAAAAAAGRIAIPGLAGAGNSVLLVSNLNPERVTPQSLFILFGVYGDVQRVKILFNKKENALVQMADGSQAQLAMSHLNGHKLHGKPVRITLSKHQNVQLPREGQEDQGLTKDYGNSPLHRFKKPGSKNFQNIFPPSATLHLSNIPPSVSEDDLKILFSSNGGIVKGFKFFQKDRKMALIQMGSVEEAIQALIDLHNHDLGENHHLRVSFSKSTI; encoded by the exons ATGGACGG caTCGTCCCAGACATAGCAGTTGGTACAAAG CGGGGATCCGACGAGCTCTTCTCTGCCTGTGTCACTAACGGACCCTTTATCATGAGCAGCAACTCGGCTTCTGCAG CAAATGGGAACGACAGTAAGAAGTTCAAGGGTGACAACAGGAGCGCAGGTGTGCCCTCCAGAGTGATCCACATCCGGAAGCTTCCCAGTGACGTCACCGAGGGCGAGGTCATTTCTCTGGGGCTGCCCTTCGGGAAGGTCACCAATCTCTTgatgctgaaagggaaaaatcag GCTTTCATCGAGATGAACACAGAGGAGGCCGCCAACACCATGGTGAACTACTACACGTCCGTGACCCCTGTGCTGCGCGGCCAGCCCATCTACATCCAGTTCTCCAACCACAAGGAGCTCAAGACGGACAGCTCACCCAACCAGGCG cggGCCCAGGCGGCGCTGCAGGCAGTGAACTCGGTGCAGTCGGGAAACTTGGCCCTGGCCGCCTCGGCTGCCGCGGTGGACGCGGGGATGGCCATGGCTGGCCAGAGCCCGGTGCTCCGGATCATCGTGGAGAACCTCTTCTACCCAGTGACCTTGGACGTGCTCCACCAG ATCTTCTCCAAGTTTGGCACGGTTCTGAAAATCATCACGTTTACCAAGAACAACCAGTTTCAAGCCCTGCTGCAGTACGCCGACCCTGTGAGCGCGCAGCACGCCAAGCTG TCGCTAGACGGGCAGAACATCTACAATGCTTGCTGTACCCTCCGTATCGACTTCTCCAAGCTCACCAGCCTCAACGTCAAGTACAACAACGACAAGAGTCGTGACTACACGCGCCCTGACCTGCCCTCCGGGGACAGCCAGCCTTCGCTAGACCAGACCATGGCTGCTGCCTTCG GTCTCTCTGTTCCTAACGTGCACGGGGCCCTGGCTCCTCTGGCCATCCCatcggcggcggcagcggcggcagcggcgggccGGATTGCCATCCCCGGCCTGGCAGGGGCAGGAAACTCTGTCCTGCTGGTCAGCAACCTCAACCCCGAG AGAGTCACACCCCAAAGCCTCTTTATTCTTTTCG GCGTGTACGGCGACGTGCAGCGGGTGAAGATCTTGTTCAACAAGAAGGAGAACGCGCTGGTGCAGATGGCGGACGGGAGCCAGGCGCAGCTGG CCATGAGCCACCTCAACGGCCACAAGCTGCACGGGAAGCCGGTGCGCATCACGCTGTCCAAGCACCAGAACGTGCAGCTGCCCCGCGAGGGCCAGGAGGACCAGGGCCTGACCAAGGACTACGGCAACTCCCCCCTGCACCGCTTCAAGAAGCCCGGCTCCAAGAACTTCCAGAACATCTTCCCGCCCTCGGCCACCCTGCACCTCTCCAACATCCC GCCCTCTGTGTCTGAGGACGATCTGAAGATCCTCTTTTCCAGCAACGGCGGGATCGTCAAGGGGTTCAAGTTCTTCCA GAAGGACCGCAAGATGGCCCTGATCCAGATGGGCTCGGTGGAGGAGGCCATCCAGGCGCTCATTGACCTTCACAACCACGACCTGGGCGAGAACCACCACCTGCGGGTGTCCTTCTCCAAGTCCACCATCTAG
- the PTBP1 gene encoding polypyrimidine tract-binding protein 1 isoform X3: MDGIVPDIAVGTKRGSDELFSACVTNGPFIMSSNSASAANGNDSKKFKGDNRSAGVPSRVIHIRKLPSDVTEGEVISLGLPFGKVTNLLMLKGKNQAFIEMNTEEAANTMVNYYTSVTPVLRGQPIYIQFSNHKELKTDSSPNQARAQAALQAVNSVQSGNLALAASAAAVDAGMAMAGQSPVLRIIVENLFYPVTLDVLHQIFSKFGTVLKIITFTKNNQFQALLQYADPVSAQHAKLSLDGQNIYNACCTLRIDFSKLTSLNVKYNNDKSRDYTRPDLPSGDSQPSLDQTMAAAFGAPGIMSASPYAGAGFPPTFAIPQAAGLSVPNVHGALAPLAIPSAAAAAAAAGRIAIPGLAGAGNSVLLVSNLNPERVTPQSLFILFGVYGDVQRVKILFNKKENALVQMADGSQAQLAMSHLNGHKLHGKPVRITLSKHQNVQLPREGQEDQGLTKDYGNSPLHRFKKPGSKNFQNIFPPSATLHLSNIPPSVSEDDLKILFSSNGGIVKGFKFFQKDRKMALIQMGSVEEAIQALIDLHNHDLGENHHLRVSFSKSTI; encoded by the exons ATGGACGG caTCGTCCCAGACATAGCAGTTGGTACAAAG CGGGGATCCGACGAGCTCTTCTCTGCCTGTGTCACTAACGGACCCTTTATCATGAGCAGCAACTCGGCTTCTGCAG CAAATGGGAACGACAGTAAGAAGTTCAAGGGTGACAACAGGAGCGCAGGTGTGCCCTCCAGAGTGATCCACATCCGGAAGCTTCCCAGTGACGTCACCGAGGGCGAGGTCATTTCTCTGGGGCTGCCCTTCGGGAAGGTCACCAATCTCTTgatgctgaaagggaaaaatcag GCTTTCATCGAGATGAACACAGAGGAGGCCGCCAACACCATGGTGAACTACTACACGTCCGTGACCCCTGTGCTGCGCGGCCAGCCCATCTACATCCAGTTCTCCAACCACAAGGAGCTCAAGACGGACAGCTCACCCAACCAGGCG cggGCCCAGGCGGCGCTGCAGGCAGTGAACTCGGTGCAGTCGGGAAACTTGGCCCTGGCCGCCTCGGCTGCCGCGGTGGACGCGGGGATGGCCATGGCTGGCCAGAGCCCGGTGCTCCGGATCATCGTGGAGAACCTCTTCTACCCAGTGACCTTGGACGTGCTCCACCAG ATCTTCTCCAAGTTTGGCACGGTTCTGAAAATCATCACGTTTACCAAGAACAACCAGTTTCAAGCCCTGCTGCAGTACGCCGACCCTGTGAGCGCGCAGCACGCCAAGCTG TCGCTAGACGGGCAGAACATCTACAATGCTTGCTGTACCCTCCGTATCGACTTCTCCAAGCTCACCAGCCTCAACGTCAAGTACAACAACGACAAGAGTCGTGACTACACGCGCCCTGACCTGCCCTCCGGGGACAGCCAGCCTTCGCTAGACCAGACCATGGCTGCTGCCTTCG GTGCGCCTGGTATAATGTCAGCCTCTCCGTATGCAGGAGCTGGTTTCCCTCCCACCTTTGCAATTCCTCAAGCTGCAG GTCTCTCTGTTCCTAACGTGCACGGGGCCCTGGCTCCTCTGGCCATCCCatcggcggcggcagcggcggcagcggcgggccGGATTGCCATCCCCGGCCTGGCAGGGGCAGGAAACTCTGTCCTGCTGGTCAGCAACCTCAACCCCGAG AGAGTCACACCCCAAAGCCTCTTTATTCTTTTCG GCGTGTACGGCGACGTGCAGCGGGTGAAGATCTTGTTCAACAAGAAGGAGAACGCGCTGGTGCAGATGGCGGACGGGAGCCAGGCGCAGCTGG CCATGAGCCACCTCAACGGCCACAAGCTGCACGGGAAGCCGGTGCGCATCACGCTGTCCAAGCACCAGAACGTGCAGCTGCCCCGCGAGGGCCAGGAGGACCAGGGCCTGACCAAGGACTACGGCAACTCCCCCCTGCACCGCTTCAAGAAGCCCGGCTCCAAGAACTTCCAGAACATCTTCCCGCCCTCGGCCACCCTGCACCTCTCCAACATCCC GCCCTCTGTGTCTGAGGACGATCTGAAGATCCTCTTTTCCAGCAACGGCGGGATCGTCAAGGGGTTCAAGTTCTTCCA GAAGGACCGCAAGATGGCCCTGATCCAGATGGGCTCGGTGGAGGAGGCCATCCAGGCGCTCATTGACCTTCACAACCACGACCTGGGCGAGAACCACCACCTGCGGGTGTCCTTCTCCAAGTCCACCATCTAG
- the PLPPR3 gene encoding phospholipid phosphatase-related protein type 3, whose product MIATKEKNKTPKGSMTLLPCFYFVELPIVASSVVSLYFLELTDLFKPAKVGFQCYDRTLSMPYVETNEELIPLLMLLSLAFAAPAASIMVGEGMLYCVQSRLWGRGGGPGGAEGSINAGGCNFNSFLRRTVRFVGVHVFGLCATALVTDVIQLATGYHAPFFLTVCKPNYTLLGTSCEANPYVTQDICSGRDAHAILSARKTFPSQHATLSAFAAVYVSMYFNSVISDTTKLLKPILVFGFAIAAGVCGLTQITQYRSHPVDVYAGFLIGAGIAAYLACHAVGNFQAPTAEKPMALAPAKDALRALTQRGHDSVYQQNKSVSTDELGPPGRLDGMPRPVAREKASLGSLKRASVDVDLLAPRSPMGKENMVTFSHTLPRVSTPSLDDPARRHMTIHVPLDASRSKQLISEWKQKSLEGRGLGLPDEASPGHLRAPAEPMAEEEEEEEEEEEEEEEEEEEEEGEEGGPAPPSLYPTVQARPGLGPRVLLPPRAGPQPLVHIPEEGAQAAGGLSPKSSAAVRAKWLMMAEKSGAAVAVASAQPRVANPPRLLQVIAMSKAPGGPGPKGAETASSSSASSDSSQYRSPSDRDSASIVTIDAHAPHHPVVHLSSGNGPWEWKTAGGTAKGAEGEGGYELGDLARGFRGGPKPPGVSPGSSISDVDQEEPRFGAVATVNLATGEGLPPPGMADGALGPGSRESTLRRKAGGLVLGEREATGEAEAEGYYRKMQAARRFKD is encoded by the exons CTCCCCATCGTGGCGTCCTCCGTCGTGTCCCTGTACTTCCTGGAGCTGACCGACCTCTTCAAGCCGGCCAAGGTGGGATTCCAGTGCTACGACCGGACGCTCTCCATGCCCTACGTGGAGACCAACGAGGAGCTcatccccctgctcatgctcctcAGCTTGGCCTTCGCTGCCCCTGCGGCCTCG ATCATGGTCGGCGAGGGCATGCTGTACTGCGTGCAGTCCCGGCTGTGGGGCCGCGGCGGGGGCCCGGGCGGCGCCGAGGGCAGCATCAACGCTGGCGGCTGCAACTTCAACTCCTTCCTGCGGCGCACCGTGCGCTTTGTGG GCGTCCACGTGTTCGGCCTGTGTGCCACGGCCCTGGTGACCGACGTCATCCAGCTGGCCACGGGCTACCACGCGCCCTTCTTCCTGACGGTCTGCAAGCCCAACTACACGCTGCTGGGCACGTCGTGTGAGGCCAACCCTTACGTCACACAGGACATCTGCTCCGGCCGCGACGCGCACGCCATCCTGTCTGCGCG GAAGACCTTCCCGTCGCAGCACGCCACGCTGTCCGCCTTCGCTGCGGTCTACGTGTCG atgtaCTTCAACTCCGTCATCTCGGACACCACCAAGCTGCTCAAGCCCATCCTGGTGTTCGGCTTCGCCATCGCAGCGGGCGTCTGCGGCCTCACCCAGATCACACAGTACCGCAGCCACCCCGTGGACGTGTACGCGGGCTTCCTCATCGGCGCTGGCATCGCGGCCTACCTG GCCTGCCACGCGGTCGGCAACTTCCAGGCCCCGACGGCAGAGAAGCCGATGGCGCTGGCCCCCGCCAAGGATGCGCTGCGGGCCCTGACCCAGCGGGGCCACGACTCGGTGTACCAGCAGAACAAGTCCGTGAGCACCGACGAGCTGGGGCCGCCAGGGCGGCTGGACGGCATGCCCCGGCCCGTAGCCCGAGAGAAGGCCTCGCTGGGCAGCCTGAAGCGGGCCAGCGTGGACGTGGACCTGCTGGCTCCACGCAGCCCCATGGGCAAGGAGAACATGGTCACCTTCAGCCACACGCTGCCCCGCGTCAGCACGCCCTCGCTTGACGACCCTGCTCGCCGCCACATGACCATCCACGTGCCACTCGACGCTTCTCGCTCCAAGCAGCTCATTAGCGAGTGGAAGCAGAAGTCGCTGGAGGGCCGTGGCCTAGGGCTGCCCGATGAGGCCAGCCCCGGGCACCTGCGGGCGCCCGCGGAGCCCATggcggaggaggaagaggaggaggaggaagaggaggaggaagaagaggaggaagaggaggaggaggagggtgaggaaggGGGGCCGGCCCCGCCCTCACTCTACCCCACGGTGCAGGCCCGGCCGGGGCTCGGGCCTCGGGTCCTCCTGCCGCCGCGGGCCGGGCCGCAGCCGCTGGTGCACATCCCCGAGGAGGGGGCACAGGCGGCCGGCGGCCTGTCTCCCAAGAGCAGCGCCGCCGTGCGGGCCAAGTGGCTCATGATGGCGGAGAAGAGCGGGGCCGCTGTGGCCGTGGCCTCGGCCCAGCCCCGCGTGGCCAACCCGCCGCGGCTGCTGCAGGTGATCGCCATGTCCAAGGCGCCGGGCGGGCCGGGCCCCAAGGGGGCGGAGACCGCCTCGTCCTCCAGCGCCAGCTCCGACTCCTCGCAGTACAGATCGCCCTCGGACCGCGACTCGGCCAGCATCGTCACCATCGACGCGCACGCGCCCCACCACCCCGTGGTCCACCTGTCCTCGGGTAACGGGCCCTGGGAGTGGAAGACGGCGGGGGGCACGGCCAAGGGGGCAGAGGGCGAGGGTGGCTACGAGCTGGGGGACCTGGCCCGTGGCTTCCGCGGTGGGCCCAAGCCGCCAGGCGTGTCCCCCGGCTCGTCCATCAGCGACGTGGACCAAGAGGAGCCGCGATTCGGGGCCGTGGCCACGGTCAACCTGGCCACGGGCGAGGGGCTGCCCCCACCGGGCATGGCTGACGGGGCCCTGGGCCCGGGCAGCCGGGAGTCCACGCTGAGGCGCAAAGCTGGCGGCCTGGTGCTGGGGGAGCGGGAGGCCACGGGGGAGGCGGAGGCCGAGGGCTACTATCGCAAGATGCAGGCGGCCCGCAGGTTCAAGGactga